In Aegilops tauschii subsp. strangulata cultivar AL8/78 chromosome 3, Aet v6.0, whole genome shotgun sequence, one genomic interval encodes:
- the LOC109767712 gene encoding probable CCR4-associated factor 1 homolog 11, with the protein MHRGRIAVNPAAGTFARFPPPPPRFKFNHMFPVQVQAPPFVYHAAPLPPVQPQLAVQVRPVWAGNFNEEWGYLQSFAAFARYVAVDVHYPGLVHAAGQDLSSLTVEHCYALMKANVDGLKPLQVGIAVCDHQGQQVAWEFNLRDFCRLADPHDDKALDYLARRGLDLDTLRNHGVDAYMLGALLMGSGLIGAGHGRPLSWITYAGAYHVAYLLKIVTGGAPLPHDVAGFLGAMQYYLGQQVYDVATMAAGCSGMPVGLDCIAANLRIHPPWGSPRLAGAAAVRALLAFRILKQGQFGGSVERFRGLLQGLQH; encoded by the coding sequence ATGCACCGTGGACGCATCGCCGTGAACCCGGCCGCCGGCACGTTCGCCAGgtttccgccgccgccgccgcgcttcaAGTTCAATCACATGTTTCCCGTGCAGGTGCAGGCCCCGCCGTTTGTCTACCACGCTGCTCCCCTGCCGCCGGTACAGCCGCAGCTGGCGGTCCAGGTGCGCCCTGTGTGGGCGGGGAACTTCAACGAAGAGTGGGGCTACCTCCAGAGCTTCGCCGCGTTCGCCCGCTACGTCGCTGTCGACGTGCACTACCCTGGACTCGTGCACGCCGCCGGCCAGGACCTCAGCAGCCTGACGGTGGAGCACTGCTACGCGCTCATGAAGGCAAACGTCGACGGCCTCAAGCCGCTCCAGGTCGGCATCGCCGTCTGCGACCACCAGGGCCAGCAGGTCGCCTGGGAGTTCAACCTCCGCGACTTCTGCCGCCTCGCCGACCCGCACGACGACAAGGCCCTCGACTACCTCGCCCGCCGCGGCCTCGACCTCGACACGCTCCGTAACCACGGCGTCGACGCCTACATGCTCGGCGCGCTGCTCATGGGTTCCGGCCTCATCGGCGCCGGACACGGGCGGCCGCTGTCGTGGATCACCTACGCCGGCGCCTACCACGTGGCGTACCTCCTGAAGATCGTCACGGGCGGCGCCCCGCTGCCGCACGACGTGGCCGGGTTCCTCGGCGCCATGCAGTATTACCTCGGCCAGCAGGTCTACGACGTTGCGACGATGGCGGCCGGCTGCTCGGGCATGCCGGTGGGGCTGGACTGCATCGCCGCTAACCTGCGCATCCATCCGCCGTGGGGGAGCCCTCGCCTAGCAGGCGCCGCCGCCGTGCGCGCGCTTTTGGCCTTCAGGATTTTGAAGCAAGGGCAGTTCGGTGGCAGCGTGGAGAGGTTCCGAGGCCTGCTTCAGGGCCTGCAGCATTAG